The Chitinophaga niabensis genome segment AGGCTTCCAGCTGGAAACACTCCAATCACCTCCTGGATAGTACCGGCTGGCTGGAAGGAAATGCAGTGGCCACCAGGGATGGAGAAATGTGGAACATGCTAAGGGTACACCGGCCGGACAATAAAGAGCAGGAACATGCGGCCATCATAAAGGTCAGTGAAGATGGCAGTACAGTAGCTTTCGACAGGTTTATCCCTTTTCCGGGAGGCAGCAAAAAGTTCAGCATCCGTTACGATGCTGTTTCCCAATTGTACTGGACCATTGCCAACTACGTACCACCCGCATACCGGCATATCATTCAATTGGATAAAGTGCGCAATACACAGGCTTTATGCAGTTCACCTGACCTGCTGCAATGGGAACTGAGAGAGATTGTATTACAGCACACAGATCATGAAAAGCATGGTTTTGGTTATGTGGACTGGCAGTTTGAGGGAGAGGATATCATCTTCCTGTCCCGTACGACCTTTGACGCAAATAGTTTCCATGAGGCCAATTACCTTACATTTCACCGTATACCGCGATTCAGAACTATAGATAAATTAAACGCCAAATGAAAAAATTATTCACGCTCTTATTATTGACCTCTTCCTTCGCGCAGGCGCAGGATTGGAAAGTAGTACCAGGAAAGATCACTACTCCCTGGAGTGAAAAGGTTACTCCTGATTCTGTGTTGCCGGAATATCCGCGCCCGCAATTTGTTCGCGAAAGCTGGAAGAGCATGAACGGCC includes the following:
- a CDS encoding sialidase family protein codes for the protein MNPPGVIIFHSPPSTGRYIGSPSICILPGGEYVASHDLFGPASAEYETPVVKVYRSADKGVSWVQTAELKGQFWSNLFVHHGALYMMGTDKHYGNLVIRRSADHGSNWTDRYLIREGRFHTAPVPVTVHKGRLWRGVEVATGPAEEWAAMLGASMFSADENADLLKASSWKHSNHLLDSTGWLEGNAVATRDGEMWNMLRVHRPDNKEQEHAAIIKVSEDGSTVAFDRFIPFPGGSKKFSIRYDAVSQLYWTIANYVPPAYRHIIQLDKVRNTQALCSSPDLLQWELREIVLQHTDHEKHGFGYVDWQFEGEDIIFLSRTTFDANSFHEANYLTFHRIPRFRTIDKLNAK